One window of the Coraliomargarita parva genome contains the following:
- a CDS encoding PepSY-associated TM helix domain-containing protein, with protein sequence MKLFRKILFWAHLCLGLAAGVLIALMCLTGAILAFQTEILNWAEADAIQVEDHGTRERLSVDELVAGAKAAAPELPFSQVEIPSAEDEAWIIQAGRGEFRYLDPYTGAFREGTAVGLRKFFHLNLMLHRWLALEGDARGLGKNINGISNAVFLFLALSGLYLWFPRQWRWKQFKLVLFFKSFSQAKARNFNWHNVFGFWALLPIVLMAFTAAMFHYDWARNTADALFGQSPPRPGQALQAEARSETVSGPDLSLEERFQIAAAWPQAWDSIQMSISTAEGQPSGKRRGPPAPDPAVVLVQESGLWFPFNRPSELIIHPQSGEIEAERTPRELSLKQKIRSSFRWIHTGEAGLLPGKIIAFLGCVAGIVLVYTGFALSIHRLKSSLRKKKQRQV encoded by the coding sequence ATGAAACTCTTCCGAAAAATCCTGTTCTGGGCACACCTTTGCCTCGGCCTGGCCGCCGGCGTATTGATCGCACTCATGTGTCTGACCGGTGCGATCCTTGCCTTTCAGACGGAAATACTCAACTGGGCGGAAGCCGATGCCATCCAAGTGGAGGATCATGGAACCCGGGAACGCCTCAGCGTCGACGAGCTCGTTGCCGGCGCAAAAGCAGCCGCCCCGGAACTACCGTTCAGCCAGGTCGAAATCCCTTCGGCTGAGGATGAGGCGTGGATCATCCAAGCCGGCCGAGGCGAGTTCCGCTACCTCGACCCCTACACCGGGGCGTTCAGGGAAGGCACCGCCGTGGGACTCCGTAAGTTCTTTCATCTGAACCTCATGCTTCACCGCTGGCTCGCCCTGGAAGGTGATGCCCGTGGCCTCGGCAAGAACATAAACGGAATCTCGAATGCCGTCTTTCTCTTCCTCGCCCTGAGTGGGCTTTATCTCTGGTTCCCCCGACAGTGGCGTTGGAAGCAGTTCAAACTCGTCCTTTTCTTCAAATCCTTCTCCCAAGCCAAAGCCCGCAATTTCAACTGGCACAATGTATTCGGTTTCTGGGCACTCCTGCCCATCGTCCTGATGGCTTTCACCGCGGCGATGTTCCACTACGACTGGGCGCGGAACACGGCGGACGCATTGTTCGGGCAAAGCCCTCCGCGTCCGGGGCAGGCTCTTCAGGCGGAAGCAAGAAGTGAGACGGTAAGCGGACCGGACCTGAGCTTGGAAGAGCGCTTTCAGATTGCGGCCGCCTGGCCGCAAGCATGGGACTCGATCCAGATGTCGATTTCCACCGCAGAGGGGCAGCCATCAGGCAAGCGTCGCGGCCCGCCGGCCCCCGACCCCGCAGTGGTGCTGGTGCAGGAATCCGGTCTTTGGTTTCCCTTCAATCGGCCGTCCGAATTGATCATCCACCCCCAGAGCGGCGAGATTGAAGCCGAGCGCACGCCACGCGAACTCAGCCTGAAACAAAAGATCCGCAGTTCCTTCCGCTGGATCCACACCGGAGAGGCGGGCCTGCTCCCCGGCAAGATCATCGCCTTCCTCGGCTGTGTCGCCGGCATCGTGCTGGTTTACACCGGCTTTGCCCTGAGCATTCACCGCCTCAAAAGCAGCCTGCGCAAGAAGAAGCAGCGGCAAGTGTGA
- a CDS encoding TonB-dependent receptor domain-containing protein — protein sequence MQNLTHTRIIYTVFGGLVLGASLGAADETSTAVAELQETALTGQKAEPPEFTAEDANTVDAIELQQWSANDLEDVFKTTLSVHAAGGRPQTQDIFIRGIQTTQASVTIDGAPQSGAIFYHAGSGGNIEPELLKSVEVSAGTGSALNGPGALAGALSYETKDGFDMLREGETIGALLKASYFSSGEGGYKLSASGYGLISENWSYLASIGYSDFGNYEDGDGNEVIDSEYERRSAFAKIAGQLTDAQTLKLSYEYLEDQGKGGNRINIAPEDPSDQNNYQERNTATVQYDINPLNNDWVDIESTVYFTERSLTGDDIDSSIQSIGLDLRNTSLLGDIEWTYGSDYRVDTHKTTKIGGKDTGKVLGFYTQAEWDVTSILTLSAGARYDRYQLEDRFGVDVDNDGFSPNGTVILRPVDGLELHATYAQAMRGAYPGQAFFDSMVQDPDMKAEESENIEFGFEYNFQNFYLGANVFQLEIDDVINPSYNRSTGWRSNIGKFKSKGYEIFAGAQFGNLQLRAGVIDTTPEVETYEGSTTDQSSLMNNYTGRAWTANAEYKFENLNLSAGWNLYYVESVTSDSGRSVSEKKPYAVHDAFVRWSPAAIDGLTLNLTVSNLFDRHYYDQATFAYQNGYAATGREIGLSFSYQF from the coding sequence ATGCAAAACTTAACTCACACAAGAATCATTTATACTGTCTTCGGCGGACTCGTGCTCGGCGCAAGCCTGGGCGCAGCCGACGAGACTTCGACTGCCGTGGCGGAACTGCAGGAAACCGCACTCACGGGCCAAAAAGCCGAACCCCCTGAATTCACGGCCGAAGACGCCAACACCGTCGATGCGATCGAGCTGCAGCAATGGTCGGCCAACGACCTTGAGGATGTATTCAAAACGACCCTCAGTGTCCACGCGGCGGGGGGCCGCCCCCAAACCCAGGATATCTTCATCCGCGGAATCCAGACAACCCAGGCCAGCGTCACGATCGACGGCGCCCCCCAAAGCGGGGCCATATTCTACCATGCGGGCAGCGGCGGCAACATCGAACCGGAACTGCTCAAGTCCGTCGAAGTCAGCGCCGGAACCGGCAGTGCACTCAATGGTCCGGGTGCGCTGGCCGGTGCGCTCTCCTATGAAACCAAGGACGGCTTTGACATGCTTCGTGAAGGCGAAACCATTGGGGCGCTGCTCAAGGCCAGCTATTTCTCCAGCGGAGAAGGCGGCTACAAGCTGAGCGCTTCCGGTTATGGGCTGATCAGCGAGAACTGGAGTTATCTGGCGTCCATCGGTTATTCCGACTTCGGCAATTACGAGGACGGCGACGGCAATGAAGTGATCGACAGCGAGTACGAGCGCCGCAGCGCCTTTGCAAAAATTGCGGGCCAGCTCACGGATGCGCAGACTCTGAAGCTCAGCTATGAATATCTGGAAGACCAAGGCAAGGGAGGGAATCGTATCAACATCGCTCCCGAAGACCCATCCGATCAAAACAATTACCAGGAGCGTAATACCGCGACGGTCCAATACGACATCAACCCCTTGAACAACGACTGGGTGGACATCGAATCGACGGTCTATTTCACCGAGCGCAGCTTGACCGGCGACGACATCGACAGCTCGATCCAATCCATCGGCCTTGACCTGAGAAATACGAGCCTGCTCGGAGACATCGAATGGACTTACGGTAGCGACTACCGGGTCGACACCCACAAGACCACCAAGATCGGGGGCAAGGATACCGGTAAGGTGCTCGGCTTCTATACACAGGCGGAGTGGGACGTGACTTCGATCCTGACACTGTCGGCCGGGGCCCGCTATGACCGCTACCAGTTGGAAGACCGCTTCGGCGTGGATGTCGACAATGATGGCTTTAGTCCCAACGGCACCGTCATCCTCCGCCCTGTCGACGGCTTGGAACTGCATGCCACCTATGCCCAGGCGATGCGGGGCGCCTATCCGGGACAGGCTTTCTTCGACAGCATGGTGCAGGATCCGGACATGAAAGCGGAAGAGTCCGAGAACATCGAATTCGGCTTTGAATACAACTTCCAGAACTTCTACCTGGGCGCCAATGTCTTCCAGCTTGAGATCGACGATGTGATCAATCCGTCCTACAACCGCAGCACCGGTTGGCGCAGCAACATCGGTAAGTTCAAGAGCAAAGGCTACGAAATCTTCGCCGGCGCCCAATTCGGGAATTTGCAACTTCGTGCCGGCGTCATCGATACCACACCTGAAGTGGAAACCTACGAAGGCAGCACAACGGACCAGTCGAGCCTGATGAACAACTACACGGGACGCGCCTGGACCGCCAATGCCGAATACAAATTTGAAAATCTCAACCTGAGCGCCGGCTGGAACCTCTACTATGTCGAAAGCGTGACCTCCGATTCCGGCCGCAGCGTGAGCGAGAAGAAACCCTACGCGGTGCATGATGCCTTTGTTCGCTGGAGCCCTGCTGCGATCGACGGGCTGACGCTCAACCTGACTGTCAGTAATCTCTTCGACCGTCATTACTACGACCAGGCCACCTTCGCGTATCAAAACGGCTACGCGGCGACCGGGCGTGAAATCGGCCTCAGCTTCAGCTATCAATTCTAG
- the cdd gene encoding cytidine deaminase translates to MLPVPQIDLAPMLEHASPELKAAVLAQVENGAFSGCLKDLPGDPASLGATLLPLAKSFAVCPISGFRVGAVAQGTSGRLYLGANMEFTGASLGNSLHAEQSAVLNAWIHGETLISRLSVSEVPCGHCRQFLCELGNAGQLVISYKDRQVPLPELLPDAFNALQPEPHDLLNPPPASLQSIHPIQSNICQRALNAAQRSYTPYTHAAEGFIIEGDNGQVFVGRAAESAAFNPSVPAVICALNQRNLSHGRSYSIHACAHARIVTALNGGFELAESLLGKITTAPVERVLMESA, encoded by the coding sequence ATGCTCCCCGTTCCACAAATCGACCTGGCCCCCATGCTCGAGCATGCCAGTCCGGAGTTAAAGGCGGCAGTCCTAGCCCAGGTCGAGAACGGCGCATTCAGCGGCTGCCTCAAGGATTTGCCCGGCGACCCCGCATCGCTCGGCGCCACATTGCTCCCCTTGGCCAAGTCTTTCGCGGTCTGCCCGATCTCAGGATTCCGGGTCGGCGCCGTCGCCCAAGGAACCAGCGGCCGCCTGTACCTCGGAGCGAATATGGAGTTTACCGGAGCTTCTTTGGGCAACAGCCTGCACGCGGAACAATCCGCCGTATTAAATGCATGGATACACGGCGAAACCTTGATTTCCCGGCTCAGCGTGTCCGAGGTTCCCTGTGGACACTGCCGCCAGTTCCTTTGCGAACTGGGCAATGCCGGCCAACTCGTGATCAGCTATAAGGACCGGCAGGTGCCGCTCCCGGAACTCCTGCCCGATGCCTTCAATGCTCTCCAACCCGAGCCCCACGACCTCCTGAACCCGCCCCCGGCCTCGCTCCAAAGCATCCATCCGATCCAAAGCAATATTTGCCAGCGTGCGCTCAATGCAGCACAACGCAGCTACACACCCTATACACACGCCGCCGAAGGCTTCATCATTGAAGGCGATAACGGCCAAGTCTTTGTCGGCCGTGCCGCGGAAAGCGCAGCCTTCAATCCCAGTGTCCCCGCAGTCATCTGCGCGCTGAATCAACGAAACCTTTCCCATGGACGCAGCTACAGCATCCATGCCTGTGCCCATGCGCGGATCGTAACCGCCCTCAACGGCGGCTTCGAACTCGCGGAATCCCTCCTCGGCAAGATCACCACCGCTCCGGTTGAGCGCGTGCTGATGGAGTCCGCCTAA
- a CDS encoding DUF4870 domain-containing protein: protein MDEVPPQPPAHSPNGAEGNSTPEPDRTSGMLCHLLALSGLIGVPFGNIVGPLIIWLIKKDQDPFVDRCGKNSLNFQITATLAMAILTAGGFICAIPMALIPFIGLLYLPFLVLLLFGLMIAVTVLTVIGGLHANDGKHYSYPYSIEFIK, encoded by the coding sequence ATGGATGAAGTCCCGCCACAGCCGCCCGCCCACAGCCCGAATGGGGCGGAAGGCAACTCAACCCCCGAGCCCGACCGCACATCGGGCATGCTTTGCCATCTGCTCGCACTCTCCGGCCTAATCGGGGTGCCTTTCGGCAATATCGTCGGCCCCTTGATCATCTGGCTGATCAAGAAAGACCAGGACCCTTTCGTCGACCGCTGCGGGAAGAACTCGCTCAATTTCCAAATCACCGCAACCCTGGCCATGGCCATCCTGACCGCAGGCGGTTTCATCTGCGCGATCCCGATGGCCCTGATCCCCTTCATCGGACTGCTCTACCTGCCCTTCCTCGTCCTCCTCCTATTTGGCCTCATGATTGCTGTGACCGTACTGACCGTCATCGGCGGCCTTCACGCCAATGATGGCAAGCACTACAGCTACCCGTACAGTATCGAGTTTATCAAATAA
- a CDS encoding diaminopimelate decarboxylase, with translation MASSNQSNFLTYTSARAIADEFGAPVYVYDEATLRANAEAVLAFPNAYGLTARYAMKACPNAAVLKLFTGMGLHIDASSGHEVRRAIAAGVAPEKISLSAQEVPVDLGDLLGLGIQFNACSLQQLERYGQLRPGTEVGVRLNPGAGSGGNNRTNVGGPSSSFGIWHEFVPQVKELVAKYDLKLIRIHTHIGSGSDPDVWLKVSQMNFSLVAQFPDVRILNVGGGYKVGRMPDEKTTDLQVIGQPMKEKFEAFAAETGREIRMEVEPGTYLVANAGALLAEVHDVVSTGEDGYDFIKLNTGMTELLRPSIYGAQHPIHLLQAAPAAAQKDYVVVGHCCESGDILTPAPGDPELLATRSLPLASTGDLCVIDGAGAYAAAMTPKHYNSYPEAAEVLLTVEGAPKLIRRRQKLEDIWANEVPVA, from the coding sequence ATGGCTTCATCCAATCAGTCCAATTTCCTGACCTACACCAGTGCACGTGCCATCGCCGACGAATTCGGTGCTCCGGTCTATGTGTATGACGAGGCGACCCTGCGCGCGAACGCGGAGGCGGTGTTGGCCTTCCCGAACGCCTATGGCTTGACCGCGCGCTATGCCATGAAGGCCTGCCCGAATGCCGCGGTTCTGAAGCTCTTTACCGGTATGGGCCTCCACATCGATGCGAGTTCCGGTCACGAGGTGCGGCGTGCGATCGCCGCGGGGGTGGCTCCTGAGAAGATCAGCCTGAGCGCGCAGGAAGTGCCTGTGGATCTGGGAGATCTCCTTGGCTTGGGGATCCAGTTTAATGCCTGCTCGCTGCAACAGCTCGAGCGTTACGGGCAGTTGCGCCCGGGCACCGAGGTGGGGGTGCGCTTGAATCCGGGGGCGGGTTCCGGAGGCAACAACCGTACGAATGTGGGCGGGCCGTCCTCGAGTTTCGGCATCTGGCATGAGTTTGTGCCCCAGGTGAAGGAACTGGTCGCGAAGTACGACTTGAAGCTGATCCGTATCCACACCCATATTGGATCCGGAAGTGACCCCGATGTCTGGCTCAAGGTTTCACAGATGAATTTTAGCCTCGTGGCGCAGTTCCCGGATGTGCGTATCCTCAATGTCGGGGGTGGTTACAAGGTGGGTCGCATGCCCGACGAGAAGACCACGGACCTGCAGGTCATCGGGCAGCCGATGAAGGAAAAGTTCGAGGCCTTCGCCGCGGAGACCGGTCGTGAGATCCGCATGGAGGTCGAACCCGGCACTTATCTGGTGGCCAATGCGGGTGCCTTACTCGCCGAGGTCCACGATGTTGTTTCGACCGGTGAGGACGGCTATGATTTCATCAAGCTGAATACGGGGATGACCGAGTTGCTGCGGCCTTCGATTTACGGCGCCCAGCACCCGATACACCTCCTGCAGGCGGCGCCTGCCGCCGCGCAAAAGGATTATGTGGTGGTGGGGCATTGCTGCGAGTCGGGCGACATCCTGACTCCGGCTCCGGGGGATCCGGAGTTGTTGGCCACGCGTTCCCTGCCTCTGGCTTCGACCGGCGACCTCTGTGTGATCGACGGTGCCGGCGCCTACGCTGCGGCCATGACGCCGAAGCACTATAATTCCTATCCGGAGGCGGCCGAAGTGCTTCTCACGGTGGAGGGGGCTCCGAAGTTGATCCGTCGCCGCCAGAAGCTGGAGGATATTTGGGCCAACGAAGTTCCGGTCGCGTAG
- the larE gene encoding ATP-dependent sacrificial sulfur transferase LarE yields the protein MSNSNEVLECIARLERWFARCDGAITAFSGGVDSSLVAFLARHFLGPDRSLAVISASPSLKMSELEAARGFAQANDMPLEVIVSGEIEDPNYFTNPANRCYYCKDALYGELDRMRHKYPDWWVLSGANADDTYDYRPGLEAASEHAVRCPLAECRMSKEMVRAVAAHFKLSCWDKPASPCLASRIPYGQRVTVEKLRQIEKAEAWLKEAGFPINRVRHYGETARVEVPRKELAQLEAILDRMQAALAEIGFEKAEIDREGFVSGKLNQAFANA from the coding sequence ATGTCGAATAGCAACGAGGTCTTGGAATGCATTGCGCGTCTGGAGCGCTGGTTCGCCCGTTGCGACGGTGCCATCACCGCCTTTTCAGGCGGGGTGGACAGCTCTCTGGTGGCCTTTCTCGCCCGGCATTTTTTGGGCCCGGACCGGAGCCTTGCAGTCATCTCGGCCTCCCCCAGCCTCAAAATGTCCGAACTCGAGGCCGCCCGCGGTTTTGCCCAGGCCAACGACATGCCTCTGGAGGTAATCGTTTCGGGCGAAATCGAAGACCCGAACTATTTCACAAATCCGGCCAACCGTTGCTACTATTGCAAAGACGCCCTTTACGGAGAACTCGACCGGATGCGGCACAAATATCCGGACTGGTGGGTTTTAAGCGGCGCGAATGCCGACGACACCTACGACTACCGCCCGGGTCTGGAAGCCGCCAGTGAACATGCCGTGCGCTGCCCGCTCGCCGAATGCCGGATGAGCAAGGAAATGGTGCGCGCTGTGGCCGCACATTTCAAACTTTCCTGTTGGGATAAGCCGGCCAGCCCCTGTTTGGCCTCACGCATTCCCTACGGGCAACGGGTCACCGTCGAAAAACTGCGTCAGATTGAAAAGGCCGAAGCCTGGCTCAAGGAGGCCGGCTTCCCGATCAACCGCGTGCGCCACTACGGGGAAACCGCACGTGTCGAGGTCCCCCGCAAGGAGCTCGCGCAGCTTGAGGCGATCCTCGACCGCATGCAAGCAGCCCTGGCGGAAATCGGTTTTGAAAAGGCGGAGATCGACCGCGAAGGCTTTGTCTCCGGCAAGCTCAACCAAGCCTTCGCCAACGCCTAA
- a CDS encoding sulfite exporter TauE/SafE family protein: MDAVTGTTTLLSSAVLIGVTHTLMGPDHYLPFVALGKARSWSVRRTLFLTFLCGLGHVAASVLIGCVGAMAGWSLGSLESLESARGEMAAWLLIIFGLFYLVWALRRFVSGDVGHSHVHADGSCHAHTPGRSVPMANLTGWSLFVVFVFGPCEALIPLLLYPSLAHHFSLSVAVIGLFAVATISTMLCVVWMMLRGISFFKAERYGRYSHVVAGAVVLSCGAAIHVGL, translated from the coding sequence ATGGATGCAGTGACCGGCACGACCACGCTTCTCAGTTCCGCGGTGTTGATTGGGGTGACTCACACCCTGATGGGACCCGACCACTATTTGCCCTTTGTCGCTTTGGGCAAAGCCCGCAGTTGGTCTGTGCGACGTACTTTGTTCCTGACCTTTCTTTGTGGTTTGGGGCATGTGGCCGCATCCGTCCTGATCGGTTGTGTGGGCGCCATGGCCGGCTGGTCTCTCGGGAGCCTGGAGTCCCTCGAATCGGCGCGTGGCGAAATGGCTGCCTGGCTGCTCATTATTTTCGGTCTCTTCTATCTGGTCTGGGCCCTGCGACGCTTCGTCTCCGGGGATGTCGGGCATAGCCATGTGCATGCGGACGGCAGCTGCCATGCCCATACTCCCGGGAGATCCGTGCCAATGGCGAACCTGACCGGGTGGAGCCTTTTTGTCGTGTTCGTTTTCGGTCCCTGTGAGGCGCTGATCCCACTCCTGCTCTATCCTTCCCTCGCGCATCATTTCAGCCTGAGTGTCGCAGTGATCGGACTGTTTGCAGTCGCGACAATTTCGACTATGTTGTGTGTCGTGTGGATGATGCTGCGCGGAATCAGTTTTTTCAAGGCGGAGCGCTATGGACGCTACAGTCATGTGGTGGCCGGCGCTGTCGTTCTAAGCTGTGGCGCGGCGATCCATGTGGGACTTTAA
- the larC gene encoding nickel pincer cofactor biosynthesis protein LarC — translation MRLLYYNCVAGICGDMNLGAMLDLGVNPQDLVRELERLPLEGWQLHSEQDVRSGISGTRCDVILESDAVERQQPHSHDHHSHVPTHAHEHSNGEHGHGAHGHQHAAHRTFREIREMIEGSGLHPKVKADAIAIFQSLAEAEGAVHNKPADAVHFHEVGAVDSILDIVGAAVCWHLLEVDAIASSAVELGGGTVQCAHGRMPVPAPATARLLEGVPVRVNGTNKEATTPTGAAILMGKQCRFETVLSGRQLKAGTGIGQRKDPNLPNVLHVALLDVAAASPLADSQVWEVAVNLDDMMPEHVAFLCEQLLDAGALDVWQTAATFKKGRLGVVVSALAGEGALPAVEAAFMKHSRSLGLRRCKWERVTLPRSIETVDTTLGPVRLKIARDAEGRICRRKPEYEDCKALALKHDMSLREVQRIIEEVLALGPDRK, via the coding sequence ATGCGACTACTTTATTATAACTGTGTGGCCGGGATCTGCGGCGATATGAATCTCGGAGCGATGCTCGATCTCGGGGTGAATCCCCAGGATCTCGTGCGGGAGCTGGAGCGTCTTCCACTGGAAGGCTGGCAGCTTCATAGCGAGCAGGACGTGCGTTCGGGTATCAGCGGGACCCGGTGTGATGTGATCCTCGAATCGGATGCCGTCGAAAGGCAGCAACCACATTCGCACGATCATCATTCGCACGTCCCTACGCATGCTCATGAGCACAGCAATGGGGAGCACGGTCATGGGGCACACGGCCATCAACACGCCGCGCACCGGACCTTTCGCGAGATCCGAGAGATGATCGAGGGCTCCGGCCTGCACCCGAAGGTGAAGGCCGATGCGATCGCGATTTTCCAGTCGCTGGCGGAAGCCGAGGGGGCTGTGCACAACAAGCCGGCGGATGCGGTGCATTTTCATGAAGTTGGCGCGGTCGATTCCATTCTCGATATAGTCGGTGCCGCGGTCTGCTGGCATTTGCTTGAGGTTGATGCGATTGCATCTTCGGCCGTCGAGCTCGGCGGGGGCACGGTACAGTGTGCGCACGGCCGAATGCCGGTTCCCGCGCCCGCAACGGCACGCCTGCTGGAAGGCGTTCCGGTTCGCGTCAACGGCACCAACAAGGAGGCCACCACGCCCACGGGTGCCGCCATCCTGATGGGCAAGCAGTGCCGCTTCGAGACGGTCCTCAGCGGCCGTCAGCTGAAAGCGGGCACGGGGATCGGGCAGCGCAAGGATCCGAATCTTCCGAATGTCTTGCATGTGGCCTTACTGGATGTGGCTGCGGCCAGCCCGCTTGCGGATTCACAGGTGTGGGAAGTTGCGGTCAATCTTGACGACATGATGCCCGAGCACGTGGCATTCCTCTGCGAGCAGTTGCTGGATGCCGGCGCCCTGGATGTCTGGCAAACGGCGGCTACGTTCAAGAAGGGGCGCCTCGGTGTCGTGGTATCGGCGCTGGCCGGCGAGGGGGCGCTGCCGGCGGTGGAAGCCGCCTTTATGAAGCACAGTCGCAGCCTTGGGTTGCGGCGCTGCAAGTGGGAGCGGGTGACGCTGCCGCGCAGTATCGAAACGGTGGATACGACACTGGGGCCGGTGCGCCTTAAAATAGCCCGGGACGCGGAGGGCCGTATTTGCCGCCGCAAGCCGGAGTATGAAGACTGCAAGGCCCTTGCCTTGAAGCACGACATGTCCCTGCGTGAGGTGCAGCGAATCATCGAGGAGGTATTGGCGCTCGGGCCGGATCGCAAATGA
- the larB gene encoding nickel pincer cofactor biosynthesis protein LarB codes for MSPEEILKAVRDGQLTVEAAAEALRRGRFADLGHSRVDLDRARRKGTSEVVFGEGKTAEQVASIARTLLDHQQNVLVTRLSREKAEPLLQAFPHSEYHELSRIFMIRPYPLEAVESRIAVACAGTSDFPVAEEARLTAEFFGNSVDTLYDAGVAGLHRLMADLDVLLEAKVVIVVAGMEGALPSVVGGLVQAPVIAVPTSVGYGASFGGVAALLGMLNSCASGVSVVNIDNGFGAGYLANTINRL; via the coding sequence ATGAGTCCCGAGGAAATCCTGAAAGCGGTGCGAGACGGGCAACTGACGGTGGAAGCCGCGGCCGAGGCGCTGCGGCGCGGTCGCTTTGCAGACCTCGGGCACAGCCGTGTGGACCTGGACCGTGCACGGCGCAAGGGAACATCGGAGGTGGTCTTTGGTGAAGGCAAGACCGCGGAGCAGGTGGCTTCGATCGCCCGGACATTGTTGGATCATCAACAGAACGTGCTCGTTACCCGGTTGAGCCGTGAAAAAGCCGAGCCCTTGCTGCAGGCCTTTCCCCATTCGGAGTACCACGAATTGTCCCGCATTTTTATGATTCGCCCTTACCCGCTGGAAGCGGTGGAAAGCCGAATCGCGGTCGCCTGTGCCGGGACTTCGGACTTTCCGGTCGCCGAGGAGGCAAGGCTGACGGCCGAGTTCTTCGGCAACAGCGTCGATACGCTGTACGATGCCGGGGTGGCCGGCTTGCACCGTTTGATGGCGGACTTGGATGTGCTTCTGGAGGCGAAGGTGGTGATTGTTGTCGCCGGAATGGAAGGCGCCTTGCCTAGCGTGGTGGGTGGATTGGTCCAGGCTCCGGTGATCGCTGTGCCTACGAGCGTTGGTTATGGCGCCAGCTTCGGCGGGGTGGCGGCGCTTCTCGGCATGTTGAATTCCTGTGCCTCGGGCGTGAGTGTGGTGAATATAGATAACGGTTTTGGGGCAGGTTATCTTGCCAACACCATCAACCGTCTCTAA